One genomic window of Streptococcus mitis includes the following:
- a CDS encoding Cof-type HAD-IIB family hydrolase, with product MADIKLIALDLDGTLLTTDKRLTDRTKATLKAARDRGIKVVLTTGRPLKAMDFFLHELGTDGHEDEYTITFNGGLVQKNTGEILDKTVFSYDDVARLYEETEKLSLPLDAISEGTVYQIQSDQESLYAKFNPALTFVPVDFEDLSSQMTYNKCVTAFAQEPLDAAIQKISPELFDQYEIFKSREMLLEWSPKNVHKATGLAKLISHLGIDQSQVMACGDEANDLSMIEWAGLGVAMQNAVPEVKAVANVVTPMTNDEEAVAWAIEEYVLKEN from the coding sequence ATGGCAGATATAAAATTGATTGCATTGGACTTGGATGGGACCTTGCTGACTACTGATAAAAGGTTGACGGATCGTACCAAAGCAACCTTGAAAGCTGCGCGTGATCGTGGTATCAAGGTCGTATTGACAACTGGTCGTCCTTTAAAAGCCATGGATTTCTTTCTCCATGAGCTAGGGACTGACGGCCACGAAGATGAGTATACGATTACATTTAATGGTGGTTTAGTTCAGAAAAATACAGGTGAAATCCTTGATAAGACAGTCTTTTCATATGATGATGTAGCACGCTTGTATGAGGAAACAGAGAAATTATCACTGCCTCTTGATGCTATCTCAGAAGGAACTGTTTATCAAATCCAATCGGACCAAGAAAGTCTGTATGCCAAATTCAATCCAGCTTTGACCTTTGTTCCAGTGGACTTTGAAGACTTATCTAGTCAAATGACTTACAATAAATGCGTGACTGCCTTTGCTCAAGAACCCTTGGATGCAGCGATTCAGAAGATTTCTCCAGAATTGTTTGATCAATATGAAATCTTTAAATCACGTGAAATGTTGTTAGAGTGGTCACCAAAGAATGTTCATAAAGCAACAGGTTTGGCAAAACTAATCAGCCATCTTGGAATCGACCAAAGCCAAGTTATGGCCTGTGGTGACGAAGCCAATGACCTCTCTATGATTGAGTGGGCAGGTCTTGGTGTTGCCATGCAAAATGCTGTTCCTGAAGTTAAGGCAGTCGCAAATGTGGTAACGCCAATGACCAATGATGAGGAAGCTGTCGCCTGGGCTATCGAAGAATATGTGCTAAAGGAGAACTAA
- the ftsY gene encoding signal recognition particle-docking protein FtsY: MGLFDRLFGKKEEPKIEEVVKEALENLDLSEDVEPALTEAEKVSQEEAEVESSEEAVFEEEEIQDTVEENYNSESVVEVPQGEVEELPNSEEIKEEVNLEFIEAVEENNSEVLEPETPQAEETVQEKYDRSLKKTRTGFGARLKAFFANFRSVDEEFFEELEELLIMSDVGVQVASNLTEELRYEAKLENAKKPDALRRVIIEKLVELYEKDGNYDESIHFQDGLTVMLFVGVNGVGKTTSIGKLAHRYKQAGKKVMLVAADTFRAGAVAQLAEWGRRVDVPVVTGPEKADPASVVFDGMERAVAEGIDILMIDTAGRLQNKDNLMAELEKIGRIIKRVVPEAPHETFLALDASTGQNALVQAKEFSKITPLTGIVLTKIDGTARGGVVLAIREELNIPVKLIGFGEKIDDIGEFNSENFMKGLLEGLI, translated from the coding sequence ATGGGATTATTTGACCGTCTATTCGGAAAAAAAGAAGAACCTAAAATCGAAGAAGTTGTAAAAGAAGCTCTGGAAAATCTTGATTTGTCTGAAGATGTTGAGCCTGCCTTAACAGAAGCTGAGAAAGTTTCACAAGAAGAAGCAGAGGTTGAAAGTTCTGAAGAAGCTGTGTTTGAAGAAGAGGAAATCCAAGACACAGTTGAAGAAAATTATAATTCAGAATCAGTTGTAGAAGTTCCTCAAGGAGAAGTAGAAGAATTACCAAACTCAGAAGAAATCAAAGAGGAAGTGAATCTTGAGTTCATAGAAGCTGTAGAAGAAAATAATTCTGAAGTGCTTGAACCAGAAACTCCTCAAGCAGAAGAAACTGTTCAGGAAAAATATGACCGCAGTCTCAAGAAAACTCGCACAGGCTTCGGTGCTCGCTTGAAGGCCTTCTTTGCCAATTTCCGCTCTGTTGACGAAGAATTTTTCGAGGAACTGGAAGAATTACTGATCATGAGTGATGTTGGTGTCCAGGTGGCTTCTAACTTAACTGAGGAGCTACGCTACGAAGCCAAGCTTGAAAACGCTAAGAAACCTGACGCCCTTCGCCGTGTCATCATTGAGAAATTGGTTGAGCTTTATGAAAAGGATGGCAACTACGATGAAAGTATTCACTTCCAAGATGGCTTGACAGTCATGCTCTTTGTGGGGGTTAATGGTGTTGGGAAAACAACTTCTATCGGGAAACTAGCCCACCGCTACAAACAAGCAGGTAAGAAAGTCATGTTGGTTGCGGCAGATACCTTCCGTGCAGGGGCGGTAGCCCAGCTAGCTGAATGGGGTCGACGAGTAGATGTTCCAGTAGTGACTGGACCTGAGAAAGCTGACCCAGCTAGTGTAGTCTTTGATGGCATGGAACGTGCTGTAGCTGAAGGTATCGATATTCTTATGATTGACACCGCTGGTCGTCTGCAAAATAAGGATAACCTCATGGCTGAGTTGGAAAAGATTGGTCGTATCATCAAACGTGTTGTACCAGAAGCGCCGCATGAAACCTTCTTGGCTCTGGATGCATCAACAGGTCAAAATGCCCTAGTACAGGCCAAAGAATTTTCAAAAATCACTCCTTTAACAGGAATTGTCTTGACTAAGATTGATGGAACGGCTCGAGGTGGTGTTGTTCTAGCTATCCGAGAAGAACTCAATATTCCTGTAAAATTGATTGGTTTTGGTGAAAAAATCGATGATATTGGAGAGTTTAACTCAGAAAACTTTATGAAGGGTCTCTTGGAAGGCTTAATTTAA
- the zwf gene encoding glucose-6-phosphate dehydrogenase, with protein sequence MSSKVIVTIFGASGDLAKRKLYPSLFRLYKSGNLSEHFAVIGTARRPWSKEYFESVVVESILDLADSTEQAQEFASHFYYQSHDVNDTEHYIALRQLQAELNDKYQAEHNKLFFLSMAPQFFGTIAKHLKSENIVDGKGFERLIVEKPFGTDYATASKLNDELLATFDEEQIFRIDHYLGKEMIQSIFAVRFANLIFENVWNKDFIDNVQITFAERLGVEERGGYYDQSGALRDMVQNHTLQLLSLLAMDKPANFTKNEIRAEKIKVFKNLYHPTDEELKEHFIRGQYRSGKIDGMKYISYRSEPNVNPESTTETFASGAFFVDSDRFRGVPFFFRTGKRLTEKGTHVNIVFKQMDSIFGEPLAPNILTIYIQPTEGFSLSLNGKQVGEEFNLAPNSLDYRTDATATGASPEPYEKLIYDVLNNNSTNFSHWDEVGASWKLIDRIEELWAENGAPLHDYKAGSMGPQASFDLLEKFGAKWTWQPDIAYRQDGRLE encoded by the coding sequence ATGTCATCTAAGGTTATTGTTACAATTTTCGGTGCGAGTGGAGACCTGGCTAAACGCAAGCTCTACCCTTCCCTTTTTAGACTTTATAAATCCGGCAATCTTTCCGAGCACTTTGCAGTCATTGGAACTGCTCGTCGTCCTTGGAGCAAGGAATATTTTGAATCTGTTGTAGTCGAATCGATCCTTGATTTGGCAGATAGTACCGAACAGGCTCAGGAGTTCGCTAGTCACTTCTACTATCAAAGTCATGATGTCAACGATACAGAACACTACATTGCTCTACGTCAATTGCAGGCTGAACTAAATGATAAGTACCAAGCTGAACACAACAAGCTCTTCTTCTTGTCTATGGCACCTCAGTTCTTTGGAACTATCGCAAAACACCTCAAGTCTGAAAACATTGTGGATGGTAAAGGTTTTGAGCGCTTAATCGTTGAAAAACCATTTGGTACAGATTACGCAACTGCAAGCAAGTTGAATGACGAACTCCTAGCAACATTTGACGAAGAACAAATTTTCCGTATTGACCATTATCTTGGTAAGGAAATGATTCAAAGTATCTTTGCAGTTCGCTTTGCAAACTTGATTTTTGAAAACGTTTGGAACAAGGACTTTATCGACAATGTTCAAATTACCTTTGCGGAGCGCTTGGGTGTAGAAGAACGTGGTGGCTACTATGACCAATCTGGTGCACTCCGTGACATGGTACAAAACCATACACTACAACTTCTTTCTCTCCTTGCTATGGACAAGCCAGCAAACTTCACAAAAAACGAGATTCGTGCTGAGAAGATTAAGGTCTTTAAAAACCTCTATCATCCAACGGATGAAGAGCTTAAAGAACACTTTATCCGTGGTCAATACCGTTCAGGTAAGATTGATGGCATGAAATATATCTCTTATCGTAGCGAGCCAAATGTAAATCCAGAATCAACAACAGAAACCTTTGCATCTGGTGCCTTCTTTGTAGACAGCGATCGATTCCGTGGTGTTCCTTTCTTCTTCCGTACTGGTAAACGTCTGACTGAAAAAGGAACTCATGTCAACATCGTCTTTAAACAAATGGACTCTATCTTTGGAGAACCACTTGCTCCAAATATTTTGACCATCTATATCCAACCAACAGAAGGTTTCTCTCTCAGTCTAAATGGAAAGCAAGTAGGAGAAGAATTTAACTTAGCTCCGAACTCACTGGATTACCGTACAGATGCGACCGCAACTGGTGCTTCTCCAGAACCATACGAAAAATTAATTTATGATGTACTAAACAACAACTCAACTAACTTTAGCCACTGGGATGAAGTTGGTGCGTCATGGAAATTGATTGACCGTATCGAAGAACTTTGGGCTGAAAATGGTGCCCCACTTCATGACTATAAAGCTGGAAGCATGGGACCTCAAGCAAGCTTTGACTTACTTGAAAAATTCGGTGCCAAATGGACTTGGCAACCAGATATCGCCTATCGTCAAGATGGCCGTTTAGAATAA
- a CDS encoding amino acid ABC transporter ATP-binding protein, which translates to MAKLKIDVNDLHKHYGKNEVLKGITTKFYEGDVVCIIGPSGSGKSTFLRSLNLLEEVTSGHITVNGYDLTEKTTNVDHVRENIGMVFQHFNLFPHMSVLDNITFAPIEHKLMTREEAEKLGMELLEKVGLADKANANPDSLSGGQKQRVAIARGLAMNPDIMLFDEPTSALDPEMVGDVLNVMKELAEQGMTMIIVTHEMGFARQVANRVIFTADGEFLEDGTPDQIFDNPQHPRLKEFLDKVLNV; encoded by the coding sequence ATGGCAAAATTAAAAATTGATGTAAATGATTTACACAAGCACTATGGAAAAAATGAGGTTCTAAAAGGAATCACAACTAAATTCTATGAAGGAGATGTTGTTTGTATCATCGGTCCTTCAGGATCTGGTAAGTCGACCTTCCTCCGTAGCCTTAATCTTCTAGAAGAAGTTACGAGCGGTCACATCACTGTGAACGGCTATGACTTAACTGAAAAAACAACCAACGTTGACCACGTTCGTGAAAATATCGGAATGGTGTTCCAACACTTTAACCTCTTCCCTCATATGTCTGTATTGGACAACATTACTTTTGCTCCTATCGAGCACAAGTTGATGACTAGGGAAGAAGCTGAGAAATTGGGAATGGAGTTGCTTGAGAAGGTTGGGCTAGCAGATAAAGCTAATGCTAACCCAGATAGCCTATCAGGTGGTCAAAAACAACGTGTGGCCATCGCTCGTGGACTTGCAATGAACCCAGATATCATGCTCTTTGATGAACCAACTTCAGCCCTTGACCCTGAGATGGTCGGAGACGTACTGAACGTTATGAAGGAATTGGCTGAGCAAGGTATGACCATGATTATCGTAACCCATGAAATGGGATTTGCCCGTCAAGTTGCCAACCGCGTTATCTTTACTGCAGACGGTGAATTCCTAGAAGACGGAACACCTGATCAAATCTTTGATAACCCACAACACCCACGTCTGAAAGAGTTCTTGGACAAGGTCTTAAACGTCTAA
- a CDS encoding ABC transporter substrate-binding protein/permease, with amino-acid sequence MKKKFLAFLLILFPIFSLGIAKAETIKIVSDTAYAPFEFKDSDQTYKGIDVDIINKVAEIKGWNIQMSYPGFDAAVNAVQAGQADAIMAGMTKTKEREKVFTMSDTYYDTKVVIATTKAHKISKYDQLTGKTVGVKNGTAAQRFLETIKDKYGFTIKTFDTSDLMNNSLSAGAIDAMMDDKPVIEYAINQGQDLHIEMDGEAVGSFAFGVKKGSKYEHLVTEFNQALAEMKKDGSLDKIIKKWTASSSSAVPTTTTLAGLKAIPVKAKYIIASDSSFAPFVFQNSSNQFTGIDMDLIKAIAKDQGFEIEITNPGFDAAISAVQAGQADGIIAGMSVTDARKATFDFSESYYTANTILGVKESSTIASYEDLKGKTVGVKNGTASQTFLTENQSKYGYKIKTFADGSSMYDSLNTGAIDAVMDDEPVLKYSISQGQKLKTPIAGTPIGETSFAVKKGANPELIEMFNNGLANLKANGEFQKILDKYLASESSTASTSTVDETTIWGLLQNNYKQLLSGLGITLALALISFAIAIVIGIIFGMFSVSPYKSLRLISEIFVDVIRGIPLMILAAFIFWGIPNFIESITGQQSPINDFVAGTIALSLNAAAYIAEIVRGGIQAVPVGQMEASRSLGISYGKTMRKIILPQATKLMLPNFVNQFVIALKDTTIVSAIGLVELFQTGKIIIARNYQSFKMYAILAIFYLVIITLLTRLAKRLEKRIR; translated from the coding sequence ATGAAGAAAAAATTTCTAGCATTTTTGCTAATTTTATTCCCAATTTTCTCATTAGGTATTGCAAAGGCAGAAACTATTAAGATTGTGTCTGATACCGCCTATGCACCTTTTGAGTTTAAAGATTCAGATCAAACTTATAAAGGAATTGATGTTGACATTATCAACAAAGTCGCTGAGATTAAAGGATGGAACATTCAGATGTCCTATCCTGGATTTGATGCAGCGGTAAATGCGGTTCAAGCTGGTCAAGCTGACGCTATCATGGCAGGGATGACAAAGACGAAAGAACGTGAAAAAGTCTTCACCATGTCTGATACTTACTATGATACAAAAGTTGTCATTGCAACTACAAAGGCACACAAGATTAGTAAATATGACCAATTAACTGGCAAAACCGTTGGTGTTAAAAACGGAACTGCTGCTCAACGTTTTCTTGAAACAATCAAAGATAAATACGGCTTTACTATTAAAACATTTGACACTAGTGATTTGATGAACAACAGCTTGAGTGCTGGTGCCATCGATGCCATGATGGATGACAAACCTGTTATCGAATATGCCATTAACCAAGGTCAAGACCTCCATATTGAAATGGATGGTGAAGCTGTAGGAAGTTTTGCTTTCGGTGTTAAAAAAGGAAGCAAATACGAGCACCTAGTCACTGAATTTAACCAAGCCTTGGCTGAAATGAAAAAAGATGGTAGTCTTGATAAAATCATCAAGAAATGGACTGCTTCATCATCTTCAGCAGTGCCAACTACAACTACTCTAGCAGGATTAAAAGCCATTCCTGTTAAAGCTAAATACATTATTGCCAGCGATTCTTCTTTTGCACCTTTTGTTTTCCAAAATTCAAGCAACCAATTTACTGGTATTGATATGGACTTGATTAAGGCCATCGCTAAAGACCAAGGTTTTGAAATTGAAATCACCAACCCTGGTTTTGATGCTGCTATCAGTGCTGTTCAAGCTGGACAAGCTGATGGTATCATTGCTGGTATGTCTGTCACAGATGCTCGTAAGGCAACTTTTGACTTCTCAGAATCATACTACACTGCTAATACAATCCTTGGTGTCAAAGAATCAAGCACCATTGCTTCTTATGAAGATTTAAAAGGGAAGACAGTTGGTGTTAAAAACGGAACTGCTTCTCAAACCTTCTTAACAGAAAATCAAAGCAAATACGGTTACAAAATCAAAACCTTCGCTGATGGTTCATCAATGTATGACAGTTTAAACACTGGTGCCATCGATGCCGTTATGGATGATGAACCTGTCCTCAAATATTCTATCAGTCAAGGACAAAAATTGAAAACTCCAATCGCTGGAACTCCAATCGGTGAAACATCCTTTGCCGTTAAAAAGGGAGCAAATCCAGAATTGATTGAAATGTTCAACAACGGACTTGCAAACCTTAAAGCAAACGGAGAATTTCAAAAGATTCTTGATAAATACCTAGCTAGTGAGTCATCAACTGCTTCAACAAGCACTGTTGATGAGACAACTATCTGGGGCTTGCTTCAAAACAACTACAAACAGCTCCTTAGCGGTCTTGGTATCACTCTTGCTCTAGCTCTTATCTCATTTGCTATTGCCATTGTTATCGGGATTATCTTCGGTATGTTTAGTGTCAGCCCCTACAAATCTCTTCGTCTGATTTCTGAGATTTTCGTTGACGTTATCCGTGGTATCCCTTTGATGATTCTTGCAGCCTTCATCTTCTGGGGAATTCCAAACTTCATCGAGTCCATCACAGGACAACAAAGTCCAATTAACGACTTCGTAGCTGGTACTATTGCCCTCTCACTCAATGCTGCTGCTTATATCGCTGAAATCGTTCGTGGTGGTATTCAGGCCGTTCCGGTTGGCCAAATGGAAGCCAGCCGAAGCTTGGGTATCTCTTATGGAAAAACCATGCGTAAGATTATCTTGCCACAAGCGACTAAATTGATGTTGCCAAACTTTGTTAACCAATTCGTTATCGCTCTTAAAGATACAACCATCGTATCTGCTATCGGTTTGGTTGAACTCTTCCAAACTGGTAAGATTATCATCGCCCGTAACTACCAAAGTTTCAAGATGTATGCAATCCTTGCTATCTTCTATCTTGTAATTATCACACTTTTGACTAGACTAGCGAAACGCTTAGAAAAGAGGATTCGTTAA
- a CDS encoding CPBP family intramembrane glutamic endopeptidase: MKNKRIFKDFQASQMRLNLYTSPLLAFAFVFIGEFVAYTLYGISLLALIGLARNFGEAGQAFATYLQTLQQSLMDKTSDFHLILELLAFGFILNTVFRWTRKVEKRPIRTLGFYKENFLSYLLKGFGLGLALFLLTLLGLVALGQYRFESIHLNPYSLAFVIFTIPFWILQGTTEEVVARAWLLPQLASRTNLKLAVVISSLFFTQLHVGNSGLTPLSLVNLFLFGVAMSLYLLKTDTVWGVAGIHGAWNFAQGNLFGILVSGQPSGTSLMTFLPQGNQGWLSGGSFGIEGSIMTSLVLLLLIVYLAYQLKKENERM, translated from the coding sequence GTGAAGAACAAAAGAATTTTTAAAGACTTCCAAGCTTCTCAAATGCGGTTAAACCTCTACACAAGCCCCTTGTTAGCCTTTGCTTTTGTCTTTATAGGAGAGTTTGTGGCTTATACTTTATATGGTATTAGTTTGTTAGCTCTCATCGGACTTGCTAGAAATTTTGGAGAGGCTGGTCAAGCTTTTGCAACCTACTTGCAGACTTTGCAGCAGAGCTTGATGGATAAAACAAGTGACTTTCATTTAATCTTAGAATTGCTGGCCTTTGGTTTTATTCTCAACACTGTGTTCAGATGGACTAGAAAAGTTGAGAAAAGACCTATTCGAACTTTGGGATTTTATAAAGAAAATTTCCTCAGCTATCTTCTTAAAGGGTTTGGGCTAGGTCTGGCACTTTTTCTTCTGACCTTGTTAGGTTTAGTGGCCTTGGGGCAATATCGTTTTGAGTCTATTCACTTGAATCCTTATTCGCTTGCCTTTGTCATTTTTACCATTCCATTTTGGATTTTACAGGGGACAACAGAAGAAGTGGTGGCCCGTGCTTGGCTCCTTCCTCAATTGGCTTCAAGAACCAATCTAAAACTAGCTGTTGTTATATCTAGCCTATTCTTTACCCAGCTTCATGTGGGAAATTCTGGTCTCACACCTCTATCTCTAGTGAATCTCTTTTTATTCGGAGTTGCTATGTCACTTTACCTCCTCAAAACCGATACAGTTTGGGGTGTTGCAGGTATTCATGGGGCTTGGAATTTTGCTCAAGGAAATCTATTTGGGATTTTAGTTAGTGGTCAACCGTCAGGAACGTCTCTGATGACCTTTTTACCACAAGGTAATCAAGGCTGGTTATCAGGAGGATCTTTTGGGATTGAAGGTTCTATCATGACAAGTTTAGTCTTGTTACTGCTGATTGTCTATCTCGCTTACCAATTAAAGAAAGAAAATGAAAGGATGTGA
- the uvrB gene encoding excinuclease ABC subunit UvrB: MINRITDNQFKLVSKYQPSGDQPQAIEQLVDNIEGGEKAQILMGATGTGKTYTMSQVISKVNKPTLVIAHNKTLAGQLYGEFKEFFPENAVEYFVSYYDYYQPEAYVPSSDTYIEKDSSVNDEIDKLRHSATSALLERNDVIVVASVSCIYGLGSPKEYADSVVSLRPGLEISRDKLLNDLVDIHFERNDIDFQRGRFRVRGDVVEIFPASRDEHAFRVEFFGDEIDRIREVEALTGQVLGEVDHLAIFPATHFVTNDDHMEVAIAKIQAELEEQLAIFEKEGKLLEAQRLKQRTEYDIEMLREMGYTNGVENYSRHMDGRSEGEPPYTLLDFFPDDFLIMIDESHMTMGQIKGMYNGDRSRKEMLVNYGFRLPSALDNRPLHREEFESHVHQIVYVSATPGDYENEQTETVIEQIIRPTGLLDPEVEVRPTMGQIDDLLGEINARVEKNERTFITTLTKKMAEDLTDYFKEMGIKVKYMHSDIKTLERTEIIRDLRLGVFDVLVGINLLREGIDVPEVSLVAILDADKEGFLRNERGLIQTIGRAARNSEGHVIMYADTVTQSMQRAIDETARRRKIQMAYNEEHGIVPQTIKKEIRDLIAVTKAVAKEEDKEVDINSLNKQERKELVKKLEKQMQEAVEVLDFELAAQIRDMMLEVKALN; this comes from the coding sequence ATGATCAATCGCATTACAGATAATCAATTTAAACTAGTATCAAAATATCAACCATCAGGAGATCAACCACAAGCTATCGAGCAGTTGGTTGATAATATCGAGGGTGGAGAAAAAGCTCAGATTCTGATGGGGGCGACCGGAACAGGGAAGACCTATACCATGAGTCAGGTTATTTCCAAAGTCAATAAACCAACTCTGGTCATCGCCCACAATAAAACTCTAGCAGGACAGCTCTATGGGGAGTTTAAGGAATTTTTCCCTGAAAATGCAGTTGAGTACTTTGTGTCTTACTATGATTATTACCAACCTGAGGCCTATGTCCCTTCCAGTGATACCTATATTGAAAAGGACAGCTCTGTCAATGACGAGATTGACAAACTCCGCCACTCAGCGACTTCAGCCCTTCTGGAGCGTAATGATGTTATTGTCGTTGCCTCAGTCTCTTGTATCTATGGTTTGGGTTCGCCCAAGGAATACGCTGATAGTGTCGTTAGTCTCCGTCCAGGTCTTGAAATTTCTCGTGATAAACTCTTAAATGACTTGGTCGATATTCACTTTGAGCGAAATGATATTGATTTCCAACGTGGAAGATTTCGTGTGCGTGGGGATGTGGTGGAGATTTTCCCAGCTTCCCGTGATGAACACGCCTTTCGAGTCGAATTTTTTGGAGATGAAATTGACCGTATTCGTGAGGTTGAGGCCCTGACTGGTCAGGTATTGGGAGAAGTGGATCATTTGGCGATTTTCCCTGCGACTCACTTTGTGACCAATGACGACCACATGGAAGTTGCCATTGCCAAGATTCAAGCAGAATTAGAAGAGCAACTAGCTATCTTTGAGAAGGAAGGTAAATTGCTTGAAGCCCAACGTTTGAAACAGCGGACAGAGTATGATATCGAAATGTTGCGTGAGATGGGCTATACCAACGGGGTTGAAAATTATTCTCGCCATATGGATGGGCGTAGCGAAGGTGAGCCTCCTTATACGCTTCTTGATTTCTTCCCAGATGATTTTTTGATTATGATTGACGAGAGTCACATGACTATGGGACAAATAAAAGGCATGTACAATGGAGACCGTTCGCGTAAAGAAATGCTGGTTAATTATGGTTTCCGTTTGCCATCAGCCTTGGACAATCGTCCCTTACATCGTGAGGAGTTTGAAAGTCATGTGCATCAGATTGTTTACGTTTCAGCGACACCAGGTGACTATGAAAACGAACAGACTGAGACAGTGATTGAGCAAATCATTCGTCCAACGGGACTCTTGGATCCTGAGGTGGAAGTCCGTCCGACTATGGGACAGATTGATGACCTCTTAGGTGAAATTAATGCCCGTGTTGAAAAGAATGAACGAACCTTTATCACCACTTTGACCAAGAAAATGGCAGAGGACTTGACCGACTACTTTAAGGAAATGGGCATCAAGGTCAAGTACATGCACTCGGATATTAAGACCTTGGAACGGACGGAGATTATCCGTGACCTGCGCTTGGGTGTCTTTGACGTCTTGGTTGGAATCAACCTCCTTCGTGAAGGGATTGACGTTCCTGAGGTTAGCTTGGTTGCCATTCTCGATGCTGACAAAGAAGGTTTCCTTCGTAACGAGCGTGGTCTCATTCAGACCATTGGTCGTGCTGCTCGTAATAGTGAGGGACATGTCATTATGTATGCGGACACTGTGACCCAGTCTATGCAACGTGCCATCGATGAAACTGCCCGCCGTCGCAAAATCCAGATGGCTTATAATGAAGAACACGGTATTGTGCCTCAGACAATCAAGAAAGAAATCCGTGACCTGATTGCTGTGACCAAGGCAGTTGCTAAGGAAGAAGACAAGGAAGTCGATATCAATAGCCTCAACAAACAAGAACGCAAAGAACTCGTCAAGAAACTAGAAAAACAAATGCAAGAAGCCGTTGAAGTGCTTGACTTTGAACTAGCAGCTCAGATCCGTGATATGATGCTGGAAGTGAAGGCGTTGAATTAG
- a CDS encoding AAA family ATPase, which translates to MLQKFKVKGFKNFTSQIEFDLTAGNYSFNDSIVKNNIVTTAVIYGDNASGKSNLGLAIMDIITHLTDNEKNINDYKKHFLNLETTPEYAKFDYTFNFNNHIVKYNYCKKEYDVILYEELFIDNELIVKYDRQEQIKTINLKNGGEINFEKLRDDQSLVKLAYVYSTGGDQEEDTKDAIFDRFIKFVDSMLSFDSIYGNHYQGYTTGRGQIAEMIIKKDKVKEYQQFLSEVGIHYELFEKEIDDSKHIFAKFPSGKEANFFNIMSKGTLALSLFFMWYMQIVDGIQFLFIDEFDSYFHHNVSRVLINKLKFSPVQVVLTTHNTANMSNSILRPDSYFTISNNRIANIADRSGREIRQAQNIEKMYRAGSFDNE; encoded by the coding sequence ATGTTACAAAAATTTAAGGTAAAAGGTTTTAAAAATTTTACATCACAAATTGAGTTTGATTTAACAGCTGGAAATTATTCATTTAATGATAGTATTGTAAAAAATAATATTGTTACTACTGCAGTTATATATGGTGATAATGCCTCGGGCAAATCAAACCTAGGTTTAGCTATAATGGATATTATAACTCATCTGACAGATAATGAAAAAAATATTAATGATTATAAAAAACATTTTTTAAATCTAGAAACTACGCCTGAGTATGCCAAATTTGATTATACATTTAATTTTAATAATCACATTGTAAAATATAATTATTGTAAAAAAGAGTATGATGTGATTTTATATGAAGAATTATTCATAGATAATGAATTGATTGTTAAATACGATAGGCAGGAGCAGATTAAAACAATAAATCTTAAAAATGGTGGTGAAATAAATTTTGAAAAATTAAGAGATGATCAATCACTGGTAAAACTTGCCTATGTTTATTCGACAGGTGGTGATCAGGAAGAAGATACAAAAGATGCTATTTTTGATAGATTTATTAAGTTTGTTGATTCAATGTTATCATTTGATTCAATTTATGGAAATCATTATCAAGGATATACGACAGGACGTGGACAAATCGCTGAAATGATTATTAAAAAAGATAAGGTTAAAGAATATCAACAATTTCTTTCTGAGGTTGGTATTCATTATGAATTGTTTGAAAAAGAGATTGATGATTCGAAACATATTTTTGCAAAATTTCCATCGGGAAAAGAGGCTAATTTCTTTAATATTATGTCTAAAGGAACTCTAGCTTTATCTTTATTTTTCATGTGGTATATGCAAATAGTAGATGGAATTCAATTTTTGTTTATTGATGAATTTGATTCTTATTTTCACCATAATGTATCTAGAGTGTTAATAAATAAATTAAAATTCTCACCGGTTCAAGTTGTTTTGACTACACATAATACTGCAAATATGTCTAACTCTATTTTAAGACCTGATAGTTATTTTACTATTTCTAATAATAGAATTGCTAATATTGCGGATCGTTCTGGTCGTGAAATACGTCAAGCACAAAATATAGAAAAAATGTATCGAGCAGGTAGTTTTGATAATGAGTAA